From a region of the Candidatus Dependentiae bacterium genome:
- the rplI gene encoding 50S ribosomal protein L9: protein MKVFLLKDIPSVGMAGEIVKVKPGYATNFLLPRKLGVEITKKNESIFAERQKVIEHRSEVIATETSMLAEKIKALTLILREKVHGDGDNEGKQKLYGAISASEIVDALATKGIRISKSQVEFSKSIKTTGTFEVTIKLSSRLKPKVTIKVMSE, encoded by the coding sequence ATGAAAGTCTTTTTACTCAAAGATATTCCAAGCGTTGGAATGGCTGGAGAAATTGTAAAAGTAAAACCAGGCTATGCAACCAATTTTTTGCTTCCTCGCAAATTAGGTGTAGAAATAACCAAGAAAAATGAGTCTATTTTTGCTGAGCGCCAAAAAGTCATTGAACATCGTAGTGAAGTTATTGCAACAGAAACATCAATGCTCGCAGAAAAAATTAAAGCGCTCACCCTTATTTTAAGAGAAAAAGTACATGGTGACGGTGACAATGAGGGTAAACAAAAATTGTACGGTGCCATCAGTGCATCAGAAATTGTTGATGCACTTGCTACAAAGGGAATCCGAATCTCAAAAAGCCAGGTTGAATTTAGCAAATCAATTAAGACAACTGGAACATTCGAAGTCACTATCAAGTTGTCTTCACGTTTGAAACCAAAAGTAACCATCAAGGTGATGTCAGAGTAA
- the dnaB gene encoding replicative DNA helicase, with amino-acid sequence MRNGNRHSSQAHLVRPEKILGRSLPSHSEAERAILGAILLNDEYVALVSELLKASDFYHIPHQIIYQAILDVSAQLKRIDLITLQDELTKKNKLEDIGGIVYLMSLQEDIPAIGLLEQHAKIVKEKSVLRSLINSAADIITNCYNQNETDIDRVLDEAEKTIFQISEKRSNQNFIQLNIWLKKTFQHLSNIKSHSKGITGVPSGYKQLDLMSSGFQGGDLVILAARPSMGKTALSLSIANNAAFSGATVGFFSLEMSAEQLTLRMLSAESGISHHNIRNATITSDEWVELTNVAAKLANMKLFIDDTAMLSVMELRAKARKLKIEHNLQFLIIDYLQLLHSKKRHENRHQEVSEISRSLKGLAKELNIPILALSQLSRAVDSRMDKRPMLSDLRESGAIEQDADLIIFLYRDVVYNQDTENPELSELIVGKQRNGPTGTVYLNFIRELTKFEDFQDM; translated from the coding sequence ATGCGCAATGGCAATAGACATTCGTCACAAGCTCATTTAGTTAGACCTGAAAAAATATTGGGACGCTCTTTGCCATCACATTCGGAAGCAGAACGGGCAATTCTTGGTGCGATTCTATTGAATGACGAATACGTTGCTCTTGTCAGTGAATTACTCAAAGCAAGTGATTTTTATCACATACCGCATCAAATTATTTATCAGGCAATTCTTGATGTGTCAGCCCAACTTAAGCGGATTGATCTCATTACACTACAAGATGAATTAACAAAGAAAAATAAACTCGAAGATATTGGCGGTATTGTGTACCTCATGTCACTTCAAGAAGATATTCCAGCTATTGGATTACTCGAACAGCATGCAAAAATTGTCAAGGAAAAGTCAGTATTAAGATCGCTCATTAATTCTGCTGCTGATATTATTACCAATTGCTACAATCAAAATGAAACTGATATTGATCGCGTATTGGACGAAGCAGAAAAAACTATTTTTCAAATATCAGAAAAAAGATCAAACCAAAATTTTATACAACTTAATATTTGGTTAAAAAAAACATTTCAACATCTATCTAACATTAAAAGCCATAGCAAGGGAATAACTGGTGTTCCGTCTGGTTATAAGCAACTTGACTTGATGTCTTCAGGATTTCAAGGTGGAGATTTAGTTATTTTAGCCGCACGTCCTTCAATGGGAAAAACAGCACTTTCTTTGAGTATTGCAAATAATGCAGCCTTTAGTGGTGCTACTGTTGGTTTTTTCTCTTTGGAAATGTCAGCTGAACAACTAACCCTACGAATGCTTTCAGCAGAATCAGGTATTTCGCATCATAATATTCGCAATGCAACCATTACATCAGATGAGTGGGTTGAATTGACAAATGTCGCAGCAAAGCTTGCAAATATGAAATTATTTATTGATGATACCGCAATGCTTTCTGTGATGGAATTACGTGCAAAAGCGCGAAAGCTAAAGATTGAGCATAATTTACAGTTCCTAATAATTGATTATTTACAGTTATTACATAGCAAAAAAAGACATGAAAATAGACATCAAGAAGTTTCAGAAATCTCTCGTTCTTTAAAAGGACTTGCAAAAGAGTTAAATATTCCTATATTAGCGTTATCTCAACTTTCTCGAGCTGTTGATAGCAGAATGGACAAACGCCCCATGCTTTCTGATCTAAGAGAGTCTGGCGCAATTGAGCAAGATGCTGATCTCATTATTTTTTTATATCGAGATGTTGTGTATAATCAAGATACAGAAAACCCAGAGCTTTCCGAACTTATTGTTGGCAAGCAGCGTAATGGGCCGACAGGAACCGTCTATCTCAATTTTATTCGCGAACTTACCAAATTTGAAGATTTTCAAGATATGTAG
- a CDS encoding methyltransferase domain-containing protein — translation MNSKVKKSLIVIILLAGFLYHGAHWFWGKNFLHFFSGLVQNPFQVGAFTPCSRFVAKEITKQVKRASDTGHLKVLEVGAGSGIFTQKLEKILGRRSAPYTLDVVEIEKKYCNLLHKRFDKNNNIAIHCTDILSWRPAYKYDYIISALPFTLLSFNFVRTVFSLYKNLLQPNGMLSYYEHMWLPGLKQHFLTGKEGEDYKAKRTYLQKFIKKYSFKSVDIWANVTPVRVYHGTFKPEESQHL, via the coding sequence ATGAACAGTAAAGTAAAGAAAAGTCTTATTGTAATAATACTACTCGCCGGATTTTTGTATCACGGTGCACATTGGTTTTGGGGAAAAAATTTTCTTCATTTTTTTAGTGGTTTAGTGCAAAATCCATTCCAAGTTGGTGCTTTTACACCATGCTCACGTTTTGTAGCGAAAGAAATTACTAAACAAGTAAAAAGGGCTTCCGATACTGGTCATTTGAAAGTTCTGGAAGTTGGTGCTGGGTCTGGTATATTTACTCAAAAACTTGAAAAAATTTTAGGACGTCGTAGCGCTCCTTATACATTAGATGTTGTCGAGATTGAAAAAAAATACTGCAATCTCTTACATAAACGTTTTGATAAAAATAATAATATAGCTATTCATTGTACAGACATTCTTAGCTGGAGGCCAGCCTATAAATATGATTATATTATTTCTGCTTTGCCATTTACTTTGTTATCATTCAACTTTGTTCGAACAGTATTTTCTTTGTATAAAAACCTATTGCAACCTAATGGGATGCTATCTTATTATGAACACATGTGGCTTCCAGGGCTTAAACAACATTTTTTAACAGGAAAAGAGGGAGAGGACTACAAAGCAAAACGAACTTATCTACAAAAATTTATAAAAAAATATTCTTTCAAAAGTGTCGATATCTGGGCAAATGTAACCCCAGTACGAGTATATCACGGAACATTTAAGCCAGAAGAATCTCAACATCTTTAA
- a CDS encoding trypsin-like peptidase domain-containing protein, with translation MKKFFHIINVLVFFTAAINVNTSQLYAKTKNKWLEIQQKGHNAVVQIFCHNVITDLIIPFRMPEEKSSCSSGFFIKQNNNFFIVTNAHAVGTQKEVYFCLPAAGNRPFKAYVLSIAPERDLALLKPIKKFNHYMQEYFGSIHYLELADSDMVAITDEVLALGYPLGQQGIKGTKGVVSGWHQGLIQTDAPINPGNSGCPLLSRDGKVIGITCSGIPQAQNVGYFIPVNELKLILPALHEHALVKKPFLGILSINATDAMTDFLGNPRPGGCYVVEVIKDSPLYKAGVQSGDMIYEIDGHKLDIYGDMQVDWFFDKVSLIDYVARLAIGQTVNLVLYRNGERKELEVDFDYSQDLPIRHIYPGYDKIDYRVFGGMVIMPLSLNHVAIFEKHAPGLQRYCKLKNQVEPRLIITHIFSNTALHLSRTIAPGVVINKINDKQVKTLEDFDQALSDSITSGYLTLNVVDTITKASDSIPVVLLFEELLKEEITLLQTYHYPLLESTKQLFEKAGYADALNH, from the coding sequence GTGAAAAAATTTTTTCATATTATAAATGTACTTGTTTTTTTTACCGCTGCAATAAACGTAAATACTTCTCAACTATATGCTAAAACAAAAAATAAATGGTTAGAAATTCAACAAAAAGGACATAATGCTGTTGTGCAAATTTTTTGTCACAATGTTATTACTGATCTTATTATTCCATTCCGCATGCCCGAAGAAAAGAGTTCTTGTTCAAGTGGCTTTTTTATTAAACAAAATAATAATTTTTTTATAGTAACAAACGCTCATGCTGTTGGTACACAAAAAGAAGTGTATTTTTGCCTTCCTGCAGCAGGAAATAGACCATTTAAAGCTTATGTTTTAAGCATTGCGCCAGAACGAGACCTTGCATTGCTTAAGCCAATCAAAAAGTTCAATCACTATATGCAAGAATATTTTGGATCAATTCATTACCTAGAGCTTGCAGATTCTGATATGGTAGCAATAACTGACGAAGTTTTAGCATTAGGTTATCCACTTGGCCAACAAGGTATAAAGGGGACAAAAGGTGTTGTTAGCGGTTGGCACCAGGGACTGATTCAAACAGATGCACCAATAAATCCAGGAAATTCTGGTTGTCCATTGTTAAGCCGAGATGGAAAGGTCATTGGTATAACATGTAGTGGTATACCACAAGCGCAGAATGTTGGCTACTTTATTCCCGTCAATGAACTTAAGCTTATTTTACCAGCGCTGCACGAACATGCCTTAGTAAAAAAACCATTTTTAGGAATTTTATCAATTAACGCAACAGATGCTATGACTGATTTTTTAGGTAATCCACGGCCGGGTGGTTGCTACGTTGTCGAGGTAATCAAAGATTCTCCTCTGTATAAAGCGGGTGTACAAAGTGGCGATATGATTTATGAAATTGATGGTCATAAACTTGATATTTATGGTGATATGCAAGTTGATTGGTTTTTTGATAAAGTTTCACTTATTGATTATGTTGCGCGTTTGGCAATAGGGCAAACAGTCAATCTTGTTTTATACCGCAACGGAGAACGTAAAGAATTAGAAGTTGATTTTGATTATTCTCAAGATTTACCAATTCGTCATATTTATCCAGGATATGATAAAATTGATTATCGTGTTTTCGGTGGCATGGTTATTATGCCTCTTTCGCTCAATCATGTAGCAATTTTTGAAAAACATGCACCTGGTTTACAACGCTATTGCAAGCTGAAAAACCAAGTTGAGCCACGTTTAATTATTACGCATATTTTTTCAAATACTGCGTTGCATCTATCTCGTACTATTGCACCGGGTGTTGTTATAAATAAAATCAATGATAAGCAAGTAAAAACGCTAGAAGACTTTGATCAGGCATTATCAGATAGTATTACAAGCGGCTACCTTACCTTAAATGTTGTCGATACTATCACTAAAGCATCGGATAGCATACCGGTAGTTTTATTGTTTGAAGAATTACTAAAAGAAGAAATAACATTGTTGCAAACATATCATTATCCATTACTTGAAAGCACAAAACAATTGTTTGAAAAAGCAGGTTATGCGGATGCATTAAACCATTAG
- a CDS encoding crossover junction endodeoxyribonuclease RuvC, protein MVVLGIDPGLRFSGYSVIKEDKGTTFLIDCGYLALPQKKSIAHRLRLFHDFFDQKIQKKNITDITIEIPFLGKNAQNFLKLGYLRGIVYLLSDLHEINLHEYSPREVKQAVTGFGGASKEQVARILLQLFPGLQKPKREDVTDALAVGLCGLWRKKNIQINNTTYKDYKIT, encoded by the coding sequence ATGGTAGTGTTGGGCATTGATCCAGGTTTGCGCTTTAGCGGTTACAGTGTTATTAAAGAAGATAAAGGAACTACTTTTTTAATTGATTGCGGTTATTTGGCGTTACCTCAAAAAAAATCTATTGCGCATCGCCTACGACTATTCCATGACTTTTTTGATCAAAAAATACAGAAAAAAAATATTACCGATATAACCATAGAAATACCATTTTTGGGAAAAAATGCACAAAATTTCTTAAAGCTTGGTTATCTACGTGGAATTGTTTATCTATTATCAGACTTACATGAAATCAATTTGCATGAGTATTCGCCACGTGAAGTAAAACAAGCAGTAACTGGCTTCGGCGGCGCAAGTAAAGAACAGGTTGCGCGCATTCTGTTACAACTTTTTCCCGGTTTACAAAAACCAAAACGAGAAGACGTAACTGATGCGCTTGCAGTAGGTCTGTGTGGTTTATGGCGAAAAAAGAATATCCAAATTAATAACACAACCTATAAAGACTATAAAATAACCTAA
- a CDS encoding heavy-metal-associated domain-containing protein — translation MNHNNQKSNQEGYTLTDFMPLIFIFTVIIGITVIHQLYYGWDVTNAMRIFMAAFFLVFGGFKVINIAGFAKAYAEYDLIAAHMPQYGYIYPFLEVGLGFAYLTGWQPIIINSFALILMLVSAAGVFNELRKGKQIICACLGVVFKIPMTYVTLFEDLLMAGMAFFMLLT, via the coding sequence ATGAATCATAACAATCAAAAAAGCAATCAAGAAGGTTATACATTAACTGATTTTATGCCACTGATATTTATTTTTACCGTCATAATTGGCATAACAGTAATACATCAATTGTATTATGGCTGGGACGTTACGAATGCCATGCGAATTTTTATGGCAGCATTTTTTTTAGTCTTTGGTGGATTTAAGGTAATAAATATTGCCGGATTTGCAAAAGCATATGCGGAGTATGATCTTATTGCTGCGCATATGCCTCAATACGGCTACATATATCCATTTTTAGAGGTTGGCCTAGGGTTTGCTTATCTTACGGGATGGCAGCCAATTATTATTAATAGCTTTGCGCTTATTCTTATGCTTGTTAGTGCTGCTGGCGTTTTTAATGAATTGCGAAAAGGTAAGCAGATTATATGTGCATGCCTAGGTGTTGTTTTTAAAATTCCAATGACGTACGTTACCCTTTTTGAGGACCTATTAATGGCTGGTATGGCATTTTTTATGTTGCTTACATGA
- the recF gene encoding DNA replication and repair protein RecF (All proteins in this family for which functions are known are DNA-binding proteins that assist the filamentation of RecA onto DNA for the initiation of recombination or recombinational repair.), translated as MELTHLHIKNFRCFERKAFDFTEPLVLVEGPNGSGKTSLLEAIHYACYVRSFRTYYPAQLVRFEQEAFFIKVGFAYAQERHELQIGFADKKRLVKLNQKPVASYKQVLDHYRVVTLTEDDLSLIKGAPEGRRRFLDQLLVLQGAEYLGLLKKLKNIVDNRNSLLKNGFKRGGINRTSYDVWTQQLSSCSDIIAALRKEALTQLEKDVNFLLHRYVDPELSIHFTYECKAFQEELFTAETRSGRSLFGAHLDDFAIQFQRKQSKLFASRGQQKLIIVLLKIAQVEQLRKVKGSAIILLDDFMTDFDENRTISLLSALQSLRSQLVFTSPVQESFFKDQLLDLGAQRLILTH; from the coding sequence GTGGAGTTAACACACCTTCATATAAAGAACTTTCGCTGTTTTGAGCGAAAAGCATTTGATTTTACAGAGCCATTGGTGCTTGTTGAGGGGCCCAATGGCTCTGGCAAAACATCCTTGCTAGAAGCGATACATTATGCATGTTATGTTCGCTCGTTTAGAACGTATTATCCAGCGCAACTTGTTCGATTTGAACAAGAAGCATTTTTTATTAAAGTTGGATTTGCCTACGCGCAAGAGCGACATGAACTACAAATTGGTTTTGCGGATAAAAAACGATTAGTAAAATTGAACCAAAAACCAGTTGCGAGTTATAAGCAAGTGCTTGATCATTACCGTGTTGTTACGCTTACTGAAGATGATCTTTCACTTATAAAAGGTGCGCCTGAGGGTAGAAGACGTTTTCTGGATCAGCTTCTTGTTCTGCAAGGTGCCGAGTACCTTGGGTTGCTAAAAAAACTAAAAAATATTGTAGATAATCGTAATAGCCTACTCAAAAATGGTTTTAAACGTGGCGGTATTAACCGGACATCATATGATGTATGGACGCAACAATTGAGTAGCTGTAGTGACATAATTGCTGCATTGCGTAAAGAGGCGCTTACTCAGCTGGAAAAGGATGTTAATTTTTTACTACATCGCTATGTTGATCCAGAGCTTTCAATTCATTTTACGTATGAGTGCAAAGCATTTCAAGAGGAACTGTTTACCGCCGAAACCCGTTCCGGGCGCTCACTTTTTGGAGCTCACTTGGATGACTTTGCAATACAATTTCAGCGTAAGCAGTCGAAGTTATTTGCTTCTCGTGGACAACAAAAGCTTATTATCGTGTTGCTCAAGATTGCGCAAGTAGAGCAGCTCAGAAAAGTAAAAGGATCGGCTATTATCTTGCTTGATGACTTTATGACAGATTTTGATGAAAATCGTACAATATCCTTGTTGTCTGCATTGCAAAGTTTACGTTCGCAATTAGTTTTTACAAGTCCAGTTCAAGAGAGTTTTTTCAAGGATCAATTGCTTGATTTAGGCGCGCAGAGACTAATATTGACACATTGA
- the dnaN gene encoding DNA polymerase III subunit beta: protein MENRFIIEQKPLLAILSSMQPICGKRTALDITSYIMFKVGHKEVVLKSTDLEISLQSSCAISEVQIDSPQSFLVSGKRIFDLVKELEGDITFSFNGQQLEIKAGTVDVALNVKDAQEFPPFPERIENLMQLESPFLLDMLGKVAFLIPQNNANPALNGLLLEIDDTGLTMTTTDGHCLAQVRTPKYTLNESQKWLLPRRAVFEVKKILESDDRKSEKDSAVFFGMCSNQLVVSGESFNFFTKLLVNEFPEYSAILDKKGFTPATVDRAQLVKTLRRSACLLSGQFIATNFDFTPNVLQVSMHNTEVGKLHEELPLDKFNSDKLAIRFYAPYVLNGLQAFSDSTLRFHLKNSAKPIIFESDVNEHHVLYLVMPVSPTNQ, encoded by the coding sequence ATGGAAAATAGATTTATTATAGAACAGAAGCCGCTTTTGGCAATTTTGTCATCTATGCAACCCATTTGTGGTAAACGTACAGCGCTTGATATTACAAGTTATATTATGTTTAAAGTTGGACATAAAGAAGTTGTACTCAAAAGTACTGATTTAGAAATCAGCCTACAATCAAGTTGCGCTATTTCTGAAGTGCAAATAGATTCACCGCAATCATTTTTAGTTTCGGGAAAACGTATTTTTGATCTTGTAAAAGAACTGGAAGGTGATATTACTTTTAGTTTTAATGGTCAGCAATTGGAAATTAAAGCTGGTACTGTTGATGTTGCACTTAATGTAAAAGATGCGCAGGAGTTTCCACCATTTCCCGAGCGCATAGAAAACTTGATGCAATTGGAATCACCATTTTTGCTTGATATGTTGGGTAAAGTTGCTTTTTTAATTCCACAAAATAATGCAAACCCAGCGCTGAACGGTTTGTTATTGGAAATTGATGATACTGGCTTGACCATGACAACAACTGATGGTCATTGCCTTGCACAAGTTCGTACACCAAAGTATACACTGAACGAATCTCAAAAATGGCTGTTACCACGCAGGGCCGTTTTTGAAGTAAAAAAAATTTTAGAATCTGATGATAGAAAATCAGAAAAAGATTCGGCAGTCTTTTTTGGTATGTGTTCAAATCAATTGGTTGTTTCTGGCGAATCGTTTAACTTTTTTACTAAGTTGTTGGTAAATGAATTCCCTGAATATTCTGCAATTTTGGACAAAAAGGGATTTACTCCAGCAACAGTTGACCGTGCACAACTGGTTAAAACGTTACGTCGTTCTGCTTGTTTACTATCTGGTCAATTTATTGCAACAAATTTTGATTTTACTCCGAATGTATTGCAAGTATCCATGCATAATACTGAGGTGGGAAAACTGCATGAAGAATTGCCGCTCGATAAATTTAATAGCGATAAACTGGCAATTAGATTTTATGCACCTTATGTCTTAAATGGATTACAGGCGTTTTCAGATAGCACTCTTCGATTCCATTTGAAAAATTCTGCAAAGCCAATTATTTTTGAGTCAGATGTTAATGAGCATCATGTTTTATATTTAGTGATGCCTGTTTCTCCAACTAATCAATAA
- a CDS encoding tyrosine recombinase, with translation MSEALVAKFEAYLLTEKCVSHNTFAAYKTDIGQFMKFLKKQNITLKKAHQDNIKKYLHHLKAQKMSARSMSRKISSLKSFFKYLSEHANYKDIAESVTFPKLEKQLPNYLPENEVEKLLHVADRDITHNGIRNKVMLYLLYVTGMRISELVSVTIGEVRFDTGFISVSGKGGRGRMVPLPQPMIKLLRLYLESIHKDFTQKKKKTNYLFPTYYAGKVKPITRQAFWIILKKIWARTGIKRTISPHKLRHSFATHMLKHGANLRSLQLLLGHENLSTVQIYTHLETSYLRQVYDKKHPRS, from the coding sequence ATGAGTGAAGCATTGGTTGCTAAATTTGAAGCGTATCTATTAACTGAAAAATGTGTTTCTCATAATACGTTTGCTGCGTATAAGACTGACATTGGGCAGTTTATGAAATTTCTAAAAAAGCAGAATATTACCCTCAAAAAAGCTCATCAAGATAATATAAAAAAATATTTGCATCATTTAAAAGCACAAAAAATGAGTGCAAGGAGTATGTCTCGTAAAATATCATCGTTAAAATCATTTTTTAAATATTTATCTGAGCATGCTAATTATAAAGATATTGCTGAAAGCGTTACCTTTCCAAAGCTAGAAAAACAACTTCCTAATTATTTACCAGAAAATGAAGTGGAAAAATTATTGCATGTTGCTGACAGGGACATAACTCATAATGGTATTCGTAATAAAGTAATGCTGTATTTATTATATGTTACTGGCATGCGCATTAGTGAATTAGTTAGTGTCACTATTGGTGAAGTTCGTTTTGATACAGGCTTTATATCTGTGAGTGGTAAAGGCGGAAGGGGGCGAATGGTTCCGCTTCCACAACCAATGATAAAACTTCTTAGGCTATATTTGGAGTCTATACATAAGGATTTTACACAAAAAAAGAAAAAAACAAATTACTTATTTCCCACGTATTATGCTGGAAAAGTAAAGCCAATCACTCGCCAAGCATTTTGGATAATTTTAAAAAAAATATGGGCGCGTACTGGCATTAAGCGCACTATTTCGCCACATAAACTTCGCCATTCATTTGCAACACACATGCTTAAGCATGGGGCAAATTTGCGCTCGCTTCAATTGCTATTGGGACATGAAAATCTTTCAACAGTACAAATCTATACACATTTGGAAACAAGTTACTTAAGGCAAGTGTATGACAAAAAGCATCCACGTTCTTAA
- a CDS encoding proline--tRNA ligase: MSDQLPDIKKKFPEWYIDVIYKAQLADQSPVRGTMIVRPYGYAIWERIKSRLDTRIKETGHENMLFPLLIPESFLKKEAEHVEGFAPELAVVTYAGGKKLEEPLVVRPTSETIIHYMFSKWINSWRDLPLKINQWANVVRWELRPRPFLRTTEFFWQEGHTAHATRDEAYKEVMQMLGEYVSLAQDYLAIPVIAGRKTDSEKFPGADITMTFEAVMQDGKALQMGTSHLLSQTFAQSFNITFQDQNKEQIHPWLTSWGTTTRLIGAVVMTHGDQNGLVLPPKIAPKQVVIIPIMKKNTDNKVILDAAQKIKTELGEKVRCHVDDREYKTPGAKFYEWELKGVPIRIELGSRDLEKKQAIVAIRFNGDKKVLPLESVVQEIQVLLEVIQKSMFENAHKRLKSMWQKGAKLIEFGPTLEKENGIYQTGWCGKDTCEQQLKKYKAFTRCLIEKESFFDECFNCSEPNKGDVLVAKAY, translated from the coding sequence ATGAGTGACCAGTTACCTGATATTAAAAAAAAGTTTCCAGAATGGTACATAGATGTTATTTATAAGGCTCAATTGGCTGATCAATCCCCTGTTCGAGGAACAATGATTGTTCGTCCCTATGGCTATGCCATTTGGGAACGTATAAAGAGCCGTTTGGATACACGTATTAAAGAAACTGGGCATGAAAATATGCTTTTTCCTCTTTTAATTCCAGAATCTTTTTTGAAAAAAGAGGCTGAACATGTTGAGGGTTTTGCACCAGAATTGGCAGTTGTTACTTATGCTGGCGGCAAAAAATTAGAAGAACCGTTGGTAGTACGTCCAACATCCGAGACTATTATTCATTATATGTTTTCTAAATGGATCAACTCATGGCGTGATTTACCACTAAAAATTAATCAGTGGGCTAATGTTGTTCGTTGGGAACTACGGCCACGTCCGTTTTTGCGTACTACAGAATTTTTTTGGCAAGAAGGGCATACTGCACATGCAACACGTGATGAAGCGTATAAAGAGGTTATGCAGATGCTTGGTGAGTATGTTAGCCTTGCACAAGATTATTTAGCAATTCCAGTGATTGCTGGTAGAAAAACAGATAGCGAAAAATTTCCTGGTGCTGATATTACTATGACTTTTGAAGCTGTGATGCAGGATGGTAAAGCACTGCAAATGGGGACTTCTCATTTGCTTTCTCAAACGTTTGCACAATCATTTAACATTACGTTTCAAGATCAAAATAAGGAGCAAATACATCCCTGGTTGACCAGCTGGGGTACCACAACGCGTTTAATTGGTGCAGTAGTGATGACACATGGTGACCAGAATGGTTTAGTGTTACCACCAAAAATTGCACCAAAACAAGTGGTGATTATACCAATTATGAAAAAAAATACTGATAACAAAGTAATTCTTGATGCTGCACAAAAAATAAAAACAGAGCTTGGCGAAAAAGTGCGTTGTCATGTTGATGATCGCGAATACAAAACACCCGGTGCTAAGTTTTATGAATGGGAACTTAAAGGTGTACCGATTCGCATTGAGCTTGGTTCACGTGATCTGGAAAAAAAGCAAGCAATAGTAGCAATTCGCTTTAACGGTGACAAGAAGGTGTTGCCACTTGAAAGCGTAGTGCAAGAAATACAAGTCTTACTAGAGGTAATTCAAAAAAGCATGTTTGAAAATGCGCACAAGCGTTTGAAAAGTATGTGGCAGAAAGGAGCTAAGCTTATCGAATTTGGACCAACACTAGAAAAAGAAAATGGTATTTATCAAACTGGGTGGTGCGGTAAAGACACTTGTGAGCAACAGCTAAAGAAATATAAAGCATTTACTCGTTGTTTGATAGAAAAAGAGTCTTTTTTTGATGAATGTTTTAATTGCTCTGAGCCAAACAAAGGTGATGTATTGGTAGCAAAAGCATATTAA